A genomic window from Glycine soja cultivar W05 chromosome 10, ASM419377v2, whole genome shotgun sequence includes:
- the LOC114370318 gene encoding uncharacterized protein LOC114370318 yields MVVKMMRWRPWPPLVSKKYEVKLVVKTLTLQGCDLVRASAEKGFMLQIKWKGPKLTLSSLRRNAVARNFTREAHPEQNDDVVLWDEEFHALCTLNAYKDNAFHPWEIAFSLFNGLNQRSKTKVPVVGTATLNLAEFASVVDQKDFDLNIPLTISGGSAESSSPSLSISISLVELRAVQESTELVHNKSIVPVASASSPLVQSGDTTLVEKDELSTIKAGLRKVKILTEFVSVRKAKKTCPEEEGSEGNFSARSEDGEYNYPFDSDSLDDFEEGDSDEVKEDSSVRKSFSYGKLAYANAGGAFYSSMRVNGEGEDWFYYSNHRSDVGVSHKEDSLTVSVTEPYVLQSSRRSILPWRKRKLSFRSPKSKGEPLLKKAYGEEGGDDIDYDRRQLSSDESLSLGKTEDDSGANRSSVSEFGDDNFAVGSWEQKEVMSRDGHMKLQTQVFFASIDQRSERAAGESACTALVAVMADWFQNNRDLMPIKSQFDSLIREGSLEWRNLCENQTYRERFPDKHFDLETVIQAKIRPLSVVPGKSFIGFFHPEGMDEGRFDFLHGAMSFDNIWDEISHAGRQCTNNDEPQIYIISWNDHFFILKVEADAYCIIDTLGERLYEGCNQAYVLKFDSNTVIYKMQDVAQGSGEKPASDLRTVAEVLEQNDRQIQPINGKEVDSVVDTEEHLKSDQEEEVVCRGKEACKEYIKSFLAAIPIRELQADVKKGLISSTQTPFHHRLQIEFHYTQVLQSCVAPPVVAEPSMTVPETLALAVTEVSA; encoded by the exons ATGGTGGTGAAGATGATGCGGTGGAGGCCGTGGCCCCCTCTCGTCTCGAAGAAGTACGAGGTTAAGCTCGTCGTGAAAACCCTCACTCTCCAGGGCTGCGATCTGGTGCGTGCGTCCGCAGAGAAAGGCTTCATGCTCCAGATTAAGTGGAAGGGTCCCAAGCTTACCCTAAGCTCGCTGAGACGCAACGCCGTTGCGAGAAACTTCACCAGAGAAGCGCACCCTGAACAAAACGACGACGTCGTTTTGTGGGACGAGGAGTTTCACGCACTCTGCACCCTCAACGCGTACAAAGACAATGCCTTTCACCCCTGGGAAAtcgctttctctctcttcaac GGTTTGAATCAAAGGTCAAAGACTAAGGTTCCTGTGGTTGGAACTGCGACTTTGAATCTAGCTGAATTTGCATCTGTGGTTGATCAAAAGGATTTTGATTTGAACATTCCACTCACAATTTCTGGTGGCTCTGCGGagtcttcttctccttcactcAGT ATATCGATTAGTTTGGTGGAGTTAAGAGCGGTTCAAGAGAGTACAGAGTTAGTTCATAATAAATCCATAGTGCCTGTGGCTTCGGCTTCTTCGCCTTTGGTTCAGTCAGGAGATACTACCTTGGTTGAGAAAGACGAGCTTTCGACGATCAAAGCCGGTCTTCGAAAAGTGAAGATTTTGACCGAGTTTGTTTCTGTTAGGAAGGCAAAGAAAACCTGCCCTGAGGAGGAGGGGAGTGAGGGCAATTTCTCAGCCAGGAGTGAGGATGGTGAATACAATTACCCCTTTGACTCTGATTCCCTCGACGATTTCGAAGAGGGCGATTCGGATGAGGTGAAGGAAGATTCGAGTGTGAGGAAGTCGTTTAGTTATGGGAAACTGGCGTATGCCAATGCTGGGGGGGCTTTTTACTCCAGCATGAGGGTGAATGGTGAGGGTGAGGACTGGTTTTACTACAGCAATCACAGATCAGATGTTGGGGTTTCGCATAAAGAGGATTCTTTGACCGTGTCAGTGACTGAGCCTTATGTGTTGCAAAGCTCAAGGCGTAGTATACTGCCTTGGAGGAAGAGGAAGTTGAGTTTCAGATCTCCTAAATCTAAGGGGGAGccattgttgaagaaggcttaTGGCGAAGAAGGCGGTGATGACATTGATTATGATCGCAGACAGCTTAGCTCTGATGAATCCCTTTCACTCGGG AAGACTGAGGATGATTCAGGTGCAAATCGATCATCGGTGTCCGAATTTGGGGATGACAATTTTGCTGTCGGGAGTTGGGAGCAGAAAGAAGTAATGAGCCGTGATGGTCACATGAAACTTCAGACACAGGTCTTCTTTGCTTCAATTGATCAGCGCAGTGAACGTGCAGCGGGTGAGAGTGCGTGTACCGCTCTTGTTGCGGTAATGGCTGATTGGTTCCAAAACAATCGTGATCTCATGCCAATAAAGTCCCAGTTTGATAGTCTTATTCGGGAAGGCTCGTTAGAATGGAGGAACTTGTGTGAAAATCAGACCTATAGGGAGCGATTCCCTGACAAACATTTTGATCTTGAAACAGTCATCCAAGCCAAAATACGCCCCCTTTCTGTGGTTCCTGGCAAGTCCTTCATTGGATTTTTCCACCCAGAAGGAATGGATGAAGGGAGATTCGATTTTCTGCATGGGGCCATGTCTTTCGATAACATCTGGGATGAGATTAGTCATGCTGGACGGCAGTGCACTAACAATGATGAACCCCagatttatattattagttggAATGACCATTTCTTCATCCTCAAAGTTGAAGCTGATGCTTACTGCATCATCGACACTTTGGGGGAGAGGCTCTATGAAGGATGCAATCAGGCGTATGTCTTGAAATTCGACAGCAACACGGTAATATACAAAATGCAAGATGTTGCTCAAGGGTCTGGCGAAAAACCAGCCAGTGATCTTCGAACTGTTGCAGAAGTATTAGAGCAGAATGACAGACAGATCCAACCAATCAATGGCAAAGAGGTTGATTCTGTTGTTGACACAGAAGAACATTTGAAGAGTGACCAAGAAGAGGAGGTTGTGTGCAGAGGGAAAGAAGCATGCAAAGAATACATTAAAAGCTTCTTGGCAGCAATCCCTATTAGAGAATTGCAAGCAGATGTCAAGAAAGGTTTAATATCATCAACTCAAACACCATTTCATCATAGGCTACAAATTGAGTTTCACTACACTCAGGTGTTGCAGTCTTGTGTTGCACCTCCAGTAGTGGCTGAACCATCCATGACTGTGCCAGAGACTCTTGCTCTTGCAGTAACTGAGGTTTCCGCATAA